A single Epinephelus fuscoguttatus linkage group LG13, E.fuscoguttatus.final_Chr_v1 DNA region contains:
- the LOC125899699 gene encoding interleukin-1 receptor type 2 isoform X1: MKLRLPPSPRLSDSHHVCLTVTLPGSPRSPGHYVVMARLAFMFVVIVQHVYGNPPLIPLSVKDGCSLVSTELNILRVEGEAIILLFPMFETVLREHNIALPTAKYLITKDNGPEGAAYHSEGRIQQHNNQLWFLPAQASDSGEYICSYRNETYCVTGSIRLQVYESNAVDMEKVSYPVRAVVGENLRLSCPSLSHFNKTGRRIEWHKDSSPTSPRPGRASSFSQNRGKLIIPTVRRSHAGVYTCQLRALINNQSYKVSRTIVLRVEDWEPEVTEPDLLSTSDPGPISSSTANTPMIRPPVIVSPLNGSIFETSHGSALELSCTALTECQTADSTVVTWLVNYQSVESSYLDGRALQGGRRVTRVSDGCHIEMRLIVVEMTEQDVKTVLKCVAQNRGGRQEVVAQLQLEDSTFTWLVVAAVGVSCFLSVVSAFLYVLFKPKRKKKMDYILARQNSTF; this comes from the exons ATGAAGCTGCGCTTGCCACCGTCACCACGTCTGTCTGACAGTCACCACGTCTGTCTGACCGTCACACTGCCGGGGTCGCCACGCTCACCTGGACACT ACGTTGTCATGGCGCGTTTGGCATTTATGTTTGTGGTCATCGTCCAACACGTTTATGGAAATCCTCCTCTGATTCCTCTGTCAGTCAAAG ACGGCTGCTCGCTGGTGTCTACAGAGCTGAACATTTTGAGAGTGGAGGGCGAGGCCATAATCCTCTTATTCCCCATGTTTGAGACCGTGCTCCGAGAACACAACATTGCCCTCCCAACAGCGAAGTACCTCATCACCAAGGACAACGGGCCAGAGGGCGCGGCCTATCACAGCGAGGGGCGCATTCAGCAGCATAACAACCAGCTGTGGTTCCTCCCAGCTCAGGCTTCAGACTCAGGGGAATATATCTGTTCTTACAG AAATGAAACCTACTGTGTAACTGGGAGTATCAGGCTGCAGGTGTATGAGTCAAATGCCGTTGACATGGAGAAAGTGTCATATCCAGTCCGAGCCGTGGTTGGAGAGAATCTGAGACTCTCATGTCCATCTCTGAGTCACTTCAACAAGACGGGAAGACGGATCGAGTGGCACAAG GACTCCAGTCCCACCTCGCCTCGGCCGGGCAGAGCGAGCTCCTTCAGCCAGAACAGAGGTAAACTCATAATCCCCACTGTGAGGCGGTCCCATGCAGGTGTCTACACCTGTCAGCTCAGAGCGCTAATCAACAACCAGTCGTACAAAGTCAGCAGAACCATCGTGCTCCGTGTAGAAG ATTGGGAGCCTGAAGTCACTGAACCTGACCTGTTGTCAACCTCTGACCCTGGACCgatcagcagcagcactgccaaca CGCCGATGATTCGACCTCCTGTGATCGTGTCCCCGCTGAACGGCTCCATCTTTGAAACTTCACATG GTTCAGCACTGGAGCTGTCGTGTACGGCGCTCACTGAGTGTCAAACAGCTGACTCCACTGTGGTCACATGGCTGGTCAACTACCAATCAGTGGAGTCATCATACCTCGATGGGCGGGCTCTGCAGGGAGGAAGGAG GGTAACCAGAGTGTCTGATGGCTGCCACATTGAGATGAGGCTCATTGTGGTCGAGATGACAGAACAAGACGTGAAAACGGTGCTGAAGTGTGTCGCTCAGAATCGAGGAGGGAGACAGGAAGTGGTCGCACAGCTTCAGctagaag ACTCCACATTTACATGGCTGGTGGTAGCTGCGGTGGGCGTGTcctgcttcctgtctgtggTCTCTGCTTTCCTGTACGTCCTCTTCAAACctaaaaggaaaaagaagatGGATTACATTCTGGCTCGACAGAACAGCACCTTCTAA
- the LOC125899699 gene encoding interleukin-1 receptor type 2 isoform X2 — MARLAFMFVVIVQHVYGNPPLIPLSVKDGCSLVSTELNILRVEGEAIILLFPMFETVLREHNIALPTAKYLITKDNGPEGAAYHSEGRIQQHNNQLWFLPAQASDSGEYICSYRNETYCVTGSIRLQVYESNAVDMEKVSYPVRAVVGENLRLSCPSLSHFNKTGRRIEWHKDSSPTSPRPGRASSFSQNRGKLIIPTVRRSHAGVYTCQLRALINNQSYKVSRTIVLRVEDWEPEVTEPDLLSTSDPGPISSSTANTPMIRPPVIVSPLNGSIFETSHGSALELSCTALTECQTADSTVVTWLVNYQSVESSYLDGRALQGGRRVTRVSDGCHIEMRLIVVEMTEQDVKTVLKCVAQNRGGRQEVVAQLQLEDSTFTWLVVAAVGVSCFLSVVSAFLYVLFKPKRKKKMDYILARQNSTF, encoded by the exons ATGGCGCGTTTGGCATTTATGTTTGTGGTCATCGTCCAACACGTTTATGGAAATCCTCCTCTGATTCCTCTGTCAGTCAAAG ACGGCTGCTCGCTGGTGTCTACAGAGCTGAACATTTTGAGAGTGGAGGGCGAGGCCATAATCCTCTTATTCCCCATGTTTGAGACCGTGCTCCGAGAACACAACATTGCCCTCCCAACAGCGAAGTACCTCATCACCAAGGACAACGGGCCAGAGGGCGCGGCCTATCACAGCGAGGGGCGCATTCAGCAGCATAACAACCAGCTGTGGTTCCTCCCAGCTCAGGCTTCAGACTCAGGGGAATATATCTGTTCTTACAG AAATGAAACCTACTGTGTAACTGGGAGTATCAGGCTGCAGGTGTATGAGTCAAATGCCGTTGACATGGAGAAAGTGTCATATCCAGTCCGAGCCGTGGTTGGAGAGAATCTGAGACTCTCATGTCCATCTCTGAGTCACTTCAACAAGACGGGAAGACGGATCGAGTGGCACAAG GACTCCAGTCCCACCTCGCCTCGGCCGGGCAGAGCGAGCTCCTTCAGCCAGAACAGAGGTAAACTCATAATCCCCACTGTGAGGCGGTCCCATGCAGGTGTCTACACCTGTCAGCTCAGAGCGCTAATCAACAACCAGTCGTACAAAGTCAGCAGAACCATCGTGCTCCGTGTAGAAG ATTGGGAGCCTGAAGTCACTGAACCTGACCTGTTGTCAACCTCTGACCCTGGACCgatcagcagcagcactgccaaca CGCCGATGATTCGACCTCCTGTGATCGTGTCCCCGCTGAACGGCTCCATCTTTGAAACTTCACATG GTTCAGCACTGGAGCTGTCGTGTACGGCGCTCACTGAGTGTCAAACAGCTGACTCCACTGTGGTCACATGGCTGGTCAACTACCAATCAGTGGAGTCATCATACCTCGATGGGCGGGCTCTGCAGGGAGGAAGGAG GGTAACCAGAGTGTCTGATGGCTGCCACATTGAGATGAGGCTCATTGTGGTCGAGATGACAGAACAAGACGTGAAAACGGTGCTGAAGTGTGTCGCTCAGAATCGAGGAGGGAGACAGGAAGTGGTCGCACAGCTTCAGctagaag ACTCCACATTTACATGGCTGGTGGTAGCTGCGGTGGGCGTGTcctgcttcctgtctgtggTCTCTGCTTTCCTGTACGTCCTCTTCAAACctaaaaggaaaaagaagatGGATTACATTCTGGCTCGACAGAACAGCACCTTCTAA